The genomic segment GGGCCGCCACCGAGGGCGACCACGCGCGGATCGGCGCCGACCTGTCGTACGGGCTGCGCGGCTCGGCCGCCGCGATCGTGCCGGCGGTGCTGGCCTTCCTGGCACTCGGCCCGCAGATCACCGGGGTCGTCTTCCAGCACGGCCGCACCACCGACGCGGACGCCCAGGCCATCGCCTGGATCCTGATGGCGTTCGCCCTCGGCCTGCCGGCCTTCGCCGGCCAGTACCTGCTGGCCCGCGGCTTCTACGCGCTCGGCGACACCCGTACGCCCTTCTTCCTCAACGTCGTCATCGCCGCCGTCAACGCCGGGCTCGCCGTCGCCTCGTACACCCTGCTGCCCGCCCGCTGGGCCGTGGCCGGCATGGCGGGCGGTTACGCGATCGCCTGCTGCGCCGGGCTGGCGTGCACCACCTGGGTGCTGCGCCGGCGGCTGAACTGGCGGCCCGCCGTCCTGGGCACGCATGTCCGGCTGGCCGTCGCGTGCCTGCCGGGCGCGGCCGCCGCGTACGGGATCGCGCAGGGCAGCGGGCGGCTGCTCGGCACCGGCTTCGCCGGGGACAGCGCCGGACTGCTGCTCGGCGGCGCCGCGCTCGGCTGCTCCGTCCTGGCCCTGGCGGGCCCGTTGCGGCTGACCGAAGTGCGGTCGCTGGCCGCCCCGCTCCTGCGGCGGCTGCCCGGTCGCTGAAAAGTTTTCCCGATTTCGTTGTCACCTTTCGAGCCCGCCGTGCGTGTACGTAGCGGGAGGGACATTGAACATCCGTACGACACACGCGCCTCCGGGGTGGGTGTGAGCCCGGGCGCGACGCCGCAGAACGACTTCGACGAGTTCTACGCCGTCACCGCGAAACGCCTGGTGGCCGCGGTGTACGCGGTGACCGGCGATCTCGGCGAGGCCGAGGACGCCGTGCAGGAGGCGTATGCCCGCGCGTGGCAGCGGTGGGCGAAGCTCACGGCCGAGGGCGACCCGACGCCGTGGGTGCGGACGGTGGCTCTGCGACTGGCGGTGAGCACGTGGCGCAAGACCCGCAACCGGGTACGGGCACACTTCAGGTACGGGGTTCCGTCGGACGCGCCCGCACTGGCACCCGACCGGGTGGCTCTGATCGCCGCTCTGCGCGAGCTCGGCGCGGAGCAGCGCACGGCCGTCGTGCTGCACCATTTGATGGACCTGCCGATCGAGGAGGTCGCCCGGGAGACCGGAGTGTCCAACGCGGCGGTACGAACCCGGCTCAGCCGCGCACGCAAGGCGCTGGGCGACCGGCTGACCGAGGAAGAGGAGGTGCCCCTCCATGGCTGACCCGCTCGACGACCGCCTCCGGGACCTGGCTCGCGACACCGAGCCGCTGATCGTCCTCGCCCGTCCCGCCGATGTCCGCAGGCGGGGGGAGCGCCGCCGTGCCCGGCGCCGGGTGGGCGCGGTGGCCGTGGTGGCCGCGGCCGCGCTGGCCGTCGGCAGTTGGGCGGTCCTGCCGCGGCTGGAGAACGGCGCGCAGACCCCGGCGGTCGGTGGCTCCTCCTCGCCGGACCCGCTGCCGACCGACCCGCTGACCGGTGAACTGCTCCCGCCGACCGCGCTGCCCTGGGACTCCTACTGGCACTGGCGCACCGTCGCGGGGGATGTCTCGGCGAAGATCCCGCTCATGCACTGCGGAGCGTCGCTGTACGATCCGGCCTCGGCGAGTGTCCGTTTCTTTCAGGGGAACGAGAACAGCAGCGCGCGGTACGCGATCCACGCCCTCAGTAACGAGGCCAAGGCCGCTGCCGAACTGAACCGCATACGTGACGAATTGGGCAAATGTGGACTTGTTGCTGCTTACACTGGGAAGGAGGGGGGAACTATGGAGACCGTGTTCCGCGTCTACGCGGCAACGAAACAGGGCGGCCGGATGAACCAGGTGTGGCTGGCGAACCGGGGCCGGTACGTGTCGGTGCTCCAGGTGGTCATGCCGGTGCGCAAGGGACCGAATCCGCCGTACTTCGACGGGACGCCGGTGCAGTGCATGGCGCGGTCCCTCGAACGGCTCGCTCCCCCTTCCACCCAGGCCACCCCCGGCACCCCCAGTACTTCTCCGTCTTCCGCATTCGCCGGGGGCTCGGTCGGCGGCGGCGTCGACCAGACGACCGGGGGCGGGGTCCCGGCGGACCCGCCACCCGATGCGAAGTTCCCGCCGGGCTACTTCCCTTCGACTTCTCCTGACCGCTGCTGATGAGGACATTTCCCGTGACACCCATACGAACGTCCCGCATTCCCTTCTCCCGTATACGTGCCCTGGCCGTGCCGGCCCTGCTGGCCGTCGCGCTCACCGCCTGTGGCGGCGGCGGTGGCGGTGACAACGCCAAGGGCGGCAGCGACAAGGGCGGCGCCGACGCTCCGGCGGCCGTGCCGGTCACCGTGTCGCCCGCCAACGGCAAGACCGGGGTCGACCCCGGCAGCCCGGTGAAGGTGTCGCTGACCGAGGGCACCATCGGCGCCGTGACCGTCACCGCCGCGGCCAAGAGCAGCGACGGCGTCGAGGCCGTGGCGGTCACCGGCAAGCTGGACGCCGCCAAGCACAGCTGGCAGTCCGACCGCACGATGACCCCCGGCACCGCCTACACGGTGAAGGTCACCGCGGCCGACAAGTCCGGCGCGCAGAAGGAGCAGACCAGCACCTTCACCACGCTGGCCGCGGCCAAGACCAACGGCGTCACCGTCACCCCGGTGGGCAACGCGGTGGTCGGCGTGGGCCAGCCGGTCTCCATCGCCTTCGACAAGCCGGTCACCAACCGCGCGGCCGTCGAGAAGCAGCTGTCCGTGACGACGACGCCCGCCGTGCAGGGCAGCTGGGGCTGGATCACCGACCCGCTGACCGGCACCCAGCGCGCCGACTGGCGCCCGGCCGCTTACTGGGCCAAGGGCACCAAGGTCACGATGACGGCCAAGCTCAGCGGCCTCGACACCGGCGGCGGCCGCTACCTGCGCCGCGATGTCACCTCCACCTTCACCATCGGCACCGCCCGGGTCTCCAAGGTCGACATCGGCGCCAAGAAGATGACGGTCACCGAGGACGGCAAGACCATCAAGGTCATCAACGTCTCGGCGGGCAAGAGCGACTTCCCGACCTGGAACGGCCGCATGGTCGTGCTCAGCAAGGAGTCCACGATCAAGATGACGTCGGCGTCCGTCGGCATCGCCACCAACAAGGACGCCGCGGACTTCTACGACAAGGACGTCAAGATGGCGGTGCACCTGACCACTTCGGGCACCTTCGTCCACGCCGCTCCGTGGAACGACGCCAACATGGGCAAGGCGAACACCAGCCACGGCTGCGTCGGGATGTCGGACGCAGACGCCAAGTGGTTCTTCGACAAGGCCGTCCGCGGTGATGTCGTCGAGGTCGCCGGATCGACCCGCGCCACCGTCGACAAGGGCAACGGCTACGGCGACTGGAACCTCAGCGCCGAGGCGTGGGCCAAGCTGAGCGCCCTGTCCTGACCCGCCCCGGAATCCGTCCCCGGGCCCGTTCCCGAACCGGTCACCGAGCCTGTGCTCGAACCCGTTCCCGAACCGGCCCGGGTGTCTCCGGTTCCGATGGACGAGACAGCCCCTCCCACTATGTGACCGACGGGTAGGCTCATCGGCGTGCCGAAGCCCCTGAGCCTGCCCTTCGACCCCATCGCCCGCGCCGACGAGCTGTGGACCCAGCGCTGGGGACGCGTTCCGTCGATGGGCGCCATCACCTCGATCATGCGGGCCCAGCAGATCCTGCTGGGCCAGGTGGACGCCGTCGTCAAGCCGTACGGGCTGACCTTCGCCCGGTACGAGGCGCTGGTGCTGCTCACCTTCAGCAAGGCCGGCGAATTGCCGATGTCGAAGATCGGCGAGCGGCTGATGGTGCACCCCACGTCGGTCACCAACACCGTGGACCGCCTCGTCGGCTCCGGCCTGGTCGCCAAGCGGCCCAACCCGAACGACGGACGCGGCACCCTCGCCTCCATCACCGACAAGGGCCGCGAGGTCGTCGACGCGGCCACCCGGGACCTGATGGCGATGGACTTCGGCCTCGGTGTCTACGACGCCGAGGAGTGCGGCGAGATCTTCGCGTCGCTGCGCCCGCTGCGGATAGCCGCGGGCGACTTCGAGGACGGGCACTGAAGCGGGCCGGCGTTCGAGGAGGGGCGTGAAGGCGCCGGAATCGCACCGGTTACGCTCAATGCCATGAAACAAGGGACGCTGACCCGCTACCGCGTGATGGCCTATGTGACCGGCGTCCTGCTGGTCCTCCTCACCCTGGGCGTGATCGCGAAGTACCTCCTCGACATGAACGGGGCGGCCGGCTTCGTCACCGCCGTCGGGATCGCCCACGGCTGGCTCTACGTGGTCTACGTGGT from the Streptomyces sp. RKAG293 genome contains:
- a CDS encoding SigE family RNA polymerase sigma factor; this encodes MSPGATPQNDFDEFYAVTAKRLVAAVYAVTGDLGEAEDAVQEAYARAWQRWAKLTAEGDPTPWVRTVALRLAVSTWRKTRNRVRAHFRYGVPSDAPALAPDRVALIAALRELGAEQRTAVVLHHLMDLPIEEVARETGVSNAAVRTRLSRARKALGDRLTEEEEVPLHG
- a CDS encoding DUF2635 domain-containing protein, which produces MADPLDDRLRDLARDTEPLIVLARPADVRRRGERRRARRRVGAVAVVAAAALAVGSWAVLPRLENGAQTPAVGGSSSPDPLPTDPLTGELLPPTALPWDSYWHWRTVAGDVSAKIPLMHCGASLYDPASASVRFFQGNENSSARYAIHALSNEAKAAAELNRIRDELGKCGLVAAYTGKEGGTMETVFRVYAATKQGGRMNQVWLANRGRYVSVLQVVMPVRKGPNPPYFDGTPVQCMARSLERLAPPSTQATPGTPSTSPSSAFAGGSVGGGVDQTTGGGVPADPPPDAKFPPGYFPSTSPDRC
- a CDS encoding Ig-like domain-containing protein encodes the protein MTPIRTSRIPFSRIRALAVPALLAVALTACGGGGGGDNAKGGSDKGGADAPAAVPVTVSPANGKTGVDPGSPVKVSLTEGTIGAVTVTAAAKSSDGVEAVAVTGKLDAAKHSWQSDRTMTPGTAYTVKVTAADKSGAQKEQTSTFTTLAAAKTNGVTVTPVGNAVVGVGQPVSIAFDKPVTNRAAVEKQLSVTTTPAVQGSWGWITDPLTGTQRADWRPAAYWAKGTKVTMTAKLSGLDTGGGRYLRRDVTSTFTIGTARVSKVDIGAKKMTVTEDGKTIKVINVSAGKSDFPTWNGRMVVLSKESTIKMTSASVGIATNKDAADFYDKDVKMAVHLTTSGTFVHAAPWNDANMGKANTSHGCVGMSDADAKWFFDKAVRGDVVEVAGSTRATVDKGNGYGDWNLSAEAWAKLSALS
- a CDS encoding MarR family transcriptional regulator; this translates as MPKPLSLPFDPIARADELWTQRWGRVPSMGAITSIMRAQQILLGQVDAVVKPYGLTFARYEALVLLTFSKAGELPMSKIGERLMVHPTSVTNTVDRLVGSGLVAKRPNPNDGRGTLASITDKGREVVDAATRDLMAMDFGLGVYDAEECGEIFASLRPLRIAAGDFEDGH
- a CDS encoding DUF3817 domain-containing protein translates to MKQGTLTRYRVMAYVTGVLLVLLTLGVIAKYLLDMNGAAGFVTAVGIAHGWLYVVYVVFAFDLGSKAKWPLGKLAWVLLAGTIPTAAFFVERNVTREVAPLVVTANGEPAQA